In Halogeometricum sp. S1BR25-6, a single genomic region encodes these proteins:
- a CDS encoding histidine kinase has product METIETPEMTERIAGVESWQAGVVAGLLGSIAFGAMMAVVSPGALTAAIPAMYGLSGGMAGTFIHLSHGAVLGVAFAAVLRARPDFGNTVGRATAAGAAYGVVLWVVLAVLVMPVWLSAVGFAGAPSLPNVDAMSLLGHVVYGAVLGAAYPMLRR; this is encoded by the coding sequence ATGGAGACCATCGAGACACCCGAGATGACCGAGCGCATCGCGGGCGTCGAAAGCTGGCAGGCCGGCGTCGTCGCGGGCCTCCTCGGGTCCATCGCGTTCGGGGCGATGATGGCCGTCGTCTCCCCCGGCGCGCTGACCGCGGCGATTCCGGCGATGTACGGCCTCTCGGGCGGGATGGCTGGGACGTTCATCCACCTCTCGCACGGCGCCGTCCTCGGCGTCGCGTTTGCGGCCGTCCTCCGCGCGCGGCCCGACTTCGGAAACACTGTGGGCCGCGCGACGGCCGCGGGCGCCGCCTACGGCGTCGTCCTCTGGGTCGTCTTAGCGGTCCTCGTGATGCCCGTCTGGCTCTCGGCCGTCGGATTCGCGGGGGCCCCGTCGCTCCCTAACGTTGACGCGATGAGCCTCCTCGGTCACGTCGTCTATGGCGCCGTCCTCGGTGCGGCGTACCCGATGCTGCGCCGGTGA
- a CDS encoding 2'-5' RNA ligase family protein, whose protein sequence is MFSLNVPIPGRVERLASELHPALTSFDSIRDRHSLVLKRFDTALDADADSLPHLRERLRGTLRGVGPFEIRTDGIGAFEIPTKGPGPVVYLAIESPGLFDLHDRLCAEFGTVPEMEGDDYTPHVTLARGGRIEDARTLVERDIEEVGWTVEEVRVWDGRYRENAARIPL, encoded by the coding sequence GTGTTCAGCCTCAACGTGCCCATTCCCGGTCGCGTCGAACGCCTCGCTTCGGAGCTCCATCCGGCGCTCACCTCGTTCGATTCGATCCGCGATCGGCACTCGCTGGTCCTCAAACGGTTCGACACGGCGCTGGACGCCGACGCGGACTCGCTCCCGCACCTCCGCGAGCGACTTCGGGGGACGCTCCGCGGCGTCGGCCCGTTCGAGATACGGACCGACGGTATCGGCGCCTTCGAGATACCCACCAAGGGACCCGGACCCGTCGTCTACCTCGCAATCGAGAGTCCGGGTCTGTTCGACCTTCACGACCGGCTCTGCGCGGAGTTCGGTACCGTCCCCGAAATGGAGGGCGACGACTACACCCCGCACGTGACGCTCGCCCGCGGCGGGCGAATCGAGGACGCGAGGACGCTCGTCGAACGCGACATCGAGGAGGTCGGTTGGACGGTCGAAGAAGTGCGCGTTTGGGACGGGCGCTACCGCGAGAACGCCGCGCGCATCCCGCTCTGA
- a CDS encoding cytochrome P450 has translation MSIRPPGPNGVPLFGSGRQYAKDPFTFLTQVSETYGDVVRFGLGPLDTYMLTNPADIERVLVSDDARYQKPDFQDDAIGTLLGDGLLLSEGERWQKQRRLAQPSFAPGRISALGESMTDHAESMVDGWADGEVRDVQLEMARVTVKIIVDAMFGSSLGDERIKTVQENLEPLGKRFEPDPMRFLVPDWAPTRENREYADSVSVLEDIIDDVVSSRRGTENDPAAAVTGGDKDGPPMDLLSVLLRAQGRGEQTDRQIRDEMMTMLLAGHDTTALTLTYTWYLLSQHPEAEAALQEEVEEVCGGETPTAADVRRFDYVERVIQEAMRLYPPVYVIFREPQVDVRLGGYRIPEGSAIMLPQWVVHRSPRWYDSPEEFDPDRWLPARRTDRPRFSYFPFGGGPRHCIGKRFSMMEAQLILATVAQEYELDYVRDEPFDLRGSLTMHPEEPMGMRLRER, from the coding sequence ATGAGCATCCGACCGCCGGGTCCGAACGGCGTACCGCTGTTCGGAAGCGGACGGCAGTACGCGAAGGACCCGTTCACCTTCCTGACGCAGGTGTCGGAGACGTACGGCGACGTGGTCCGCTTCGGACTCGGACCGCTGGACACCTACATGCTGACGAACCCCGCCGACATCGAGCGGGTGCTGGTGAGCGACGACGCGCGCTACCAGAAGCCCGACTTCCAGGACGACGCCATCGGGACGCTCCTCGGCGACGGACTGCTGCTGAGCGAGGGCGAGCGGTGGCAAAAGCAGCGCCGACTGGCCCAACCCTCCTTCGCCCCCGGCCGCATCTCGGCGTTGGGCGAGTCGATGACCGACCACGCCGAGTCAATGGTCGACGGCTGGGCGGACGGCGAGGTGCGCGACGTGCAGTTGGAGATGGCCCGCGTGACGGTGAAGATAATCGTCGACGCGATGTTCGGGTCGTCGCTGGGCGACGAGCGGATAAAGACGGTCCAGGAGAACCTCGAACCCCTCGGCAAGCGGTTCGAACCGGACCCGATGCGCTTTCTCGTGCCCGACTGGGCGCCGACGCGGGAGAACCGCGAGTACGCCGACTCCGTCTCCGTGCTGGAGGATATCATCGACGACGTCGTCTCGTCGCGGCGGGGCACCGAGAACGACCCGGCGGCGGCCGTCACCGGCGGAGACAAAGACGGTCCGCCGATGGACCTCCTGTCGGTGCTCCTGCGCGCGCAGGGGCGCGGCGAGCAGACCGACCGGCAGATACGCGACGAGATGATGACGATGCTCTTGGCCGGGCACGACACGACGGCGTTGACGCTGACGTACACGTGGTACCTGCTCTCCCAGCACCCCGAGGCGGAGGCGGCGTTGCAGGAGGAAGTCGAGGAAGTGTGCGGCGGCGAGACGCCCACCGCCGCCGACGTGCGGCGGTTCGACTACGTCGAGCGGGTGATTCAGGAGGCGATGCGCCTGTACCCGCCGGTGTACGTCATCTTCCGCGAACCGCAGGTGGACGTGCGCCTCGGCGGGTACCGCATTCCCGAGGGGTCGGCGATAATGCTGCCGCAGTGGGTGGTCCACCGGTCGCCGCGGTGGTACGATTCCCCGGAGGAGTTCGACCCCGACCGGTGGCTTCCGGCACGCCGGACCGACCGGCCGCGTTTCTCGTACTTCCCGTTCGGCGGCGGCCCGCGCCACTGCATCGGCAAGCGCTTCTCGATGATGGAGGCGCAGCTCATCCTCGCGACGGTGGCGCAGGAGTACGAACTCGACTACGTCCGCGACGAACCGTTCGACCTCCGCGGGTCGCTGACGATGCACCCCGAGGAGCCGATGGGGATGCGACTGCGCGAGCGGTAA
- a CDS encoding SPFH domain-containing protein, with product MANLFRELGRLSANGPPDWVTSGVAGVLAVFVALAVVGFNPVILLGVLALVLVVATVLSAVEIVNAYERTALTVFGEYRKLLEPGLNLVPPFVSKTYPFDMRTQTLNVPSQEAITEDNSPVTADAFVYIRVKDAKKAFLEVDDYRNAVSYLSQTSLRAVIGDMELDETLSRRDEINRRIYAQLNEPTNEWGVEVESVEVSEVRPSPGVENAMEQQAGAERRRRAMILEAQGKRRSAVEQAEGAKQSNIIRAQGEKQSQILEAQGDAISTVLRAKSAESMGERAIVDRGLESLRRIGESPSTTYVLPQELTSLLGRYGRQLSDSDVQESAGLESRDFDAETRELIGLDDIEEILGEVEELANGDAGEREVDLEEVRER from the coding sequence ATGGCAAACCTGTTCCGCGAACTCGGCCGCCTGTCCGCGAACGGTCCGCCGGACTGGGTGACGTCCGGCGTCGCCGGCGTCCTCGCCGTTTTCGTGGCGCTCGCGGTAGTCGGATTCAATCCGGTGATCCTCCTCGGCGTCCTCGCTCTCGTCCTCGTCGTCGCCACGGTGCTCAGCGCCGTCGAGATAGTCAACGCCTACGAGCGGACGGCGCTGACGGTGTTCGGGGAGTATCGAAAACTGCTCGAACCGGGACTCAACCTCGTCCCGCCGTTCGTCTCGAAGACGTACCCGTTCGACATGCGAACGCAGACGCTGAACGTCCCCTCGCAGGAAGCCATCACCGAAGACAACTCGCCGGTGACGGCCGACGCCTTCGTCTACATCCGCGTGAAGGACGCGAAGAAGGCCTTTCTCGAAGTCGACGACTACCGGAACGCGGTGTCGTACCTCTCGCAGACGTCGCTCCGCGCCGTCATCGGCGACATGGAACTGGACGAGACGCTGTCGCGGCGCGACGAGATAAACCGCCGCATCTACGCGCAGTTGAACGAACCGACCAACGAGTGGGGCGTCGAAGTCGAGTCCGTCGAGGTGAGCGAGGTGCGCCCCTCCCCCGGCGTGGAGAACGCGATGGAGCAGCAGGCGGGTGCCGAACGCCGCCGCCGCGCCATGATTCTGGAGGCGCAGGGGAAACGGCGCTCCGCCGTCGAGCAGGCCGAAGGGGCGAAGCAGTCGAACATCATCCGCGCGCAGGGGGAGAAACAGAGTCAGATTCTCGAAGCGCAGGGTGACGCCATCTCGACGGTCCTCCGCGCGAAGTCCGCCGAGTCGATGGGCGAACGCGCCATCGTCGACAGGGGGTTGGAGTCGCTCCGCCGCATCGGGGAGTCGCCGTCGACGACGTACGTTCTCCCGCAGGAACTCACCAGCCTGTTGGGGCGGTACGGCCGGCAGTTGAGCGACTCGGACGTCCAAGAGTCGGCGGGACTGGAGAGCCGCGATTTCGACGCGGAGACGCGCGAACTCATCGGCCTCGACGACATCGAGGAGATTCTGGGCGAGGTCGAGGAGTTGGCGAACGGCGACGCGGGGGAACGGGAGGTCGACCTCGAAGAGGTGCGGGAGCGGTAG
- a CDS encoding ATP-dependent DNA helicase, whose amino-acid sequence MRFFPYDRPYPNQEAAMDGIAEALDGGRDVLIEGAPGTGKTLSALVPALEYARREDKTVVITTNVHQQMRQFVEDARAITRTEPIRAVVFKGKSSMCHIGVDYQECQTLRDTTRSLVEREEDKAELSEQADALVDRMRAGEEGAAEARTAVTDELEDIDEELEELREGNVCEYYYNNLTEDTEEFFSWLFDDVRTPEDVYEYAEERTLCGYELLKEGMEGVDLVVCNYHHLLDPNIREQFFRWLDRDPEDVLTVFDEAHNIESAARDHASRTLTENTLQQALDELEDTDDSRAEAAENVLSAFLDALRETYDEAFGFGEREQVGENWYDLPIANRDRRDDLTLTFLQQYEGRGIDAEVELALQLGKRLDGEYEEAYKDGETTTRKECQTLQAAQFVGAWMADGAKLGQHPMCSVRRDGGTEEVYGRAELYTCIPREVTEALFEEVHASVLMSATLRPFDVTEDVLGLSDPVTMAYGLEYPEENRRTLAVETPALFSSEREEPATQEKLTQVLTDASRFTPGNTLVFFPSYAEAERYHERLQSRMEVTDRLFLDEAGTDTEEIRSKFVESQGAVMLTSLWGTLAEGVSFDGDDARTVVVVGVPYPHLSERMEAIQDAYDRAYSGRKEAGWRYAVEIPTIRKTRQALGRVIRSPEDFGVRVLADKRYTRMSSEMGKYGVRSSFPAEERAELVDVSAQKLKFAMLNFYGDHDAYAGDPPRP is encoded by the coding sequence ATGCGGTTCTTCCCGTACGACCGCCCGTACCCGAACCAGGAGGCGGCGATGGACGGCATCGCCGAGGCCCTCGACGGCGGCCGAGACGTGCTCATCGAGGGCGCGCCGGGGACGGGCAAGACGCTGTCGGCGTTAGTCCCCGCCCTAGAGTACGCCCGCCGCGAGGACAAGACGGTGGTCATCACGACGAACGTCCACCAGCAGATGCGCCAGTTCGTCGAGGACGCGCGCGCCATCACCCGGACGGAGCCGATTCGCGCCGTCGTGTTCAAAGGGAAGTCGTCGATGTGTCACATCGGCGTCGACTATCAGGAGTGTCAGACGCTCCGCGACACCACGCGGAGCCTCGTGGAGAGAGAGGAGGACAAAGCGGAACTCTCCGAACAGGCCGACGCCCTCGTCGACCGGATGCGCGCGGGCGAAGAGGGCGCCGCCGAGGCGCGGACGGCCGTCACCGACGAACTCGAAGACATCGACGAGGAGTTGGAGGAACTCCGCGAGGGGAACGTCTGCGAGTACTACTACAACAACCTCACCGAGGACACGGAGGAGTTCTTCTCGTGGCTATTCGACGACGTGCGGACGCCCGAGGACGTCTACGAGTACGCCGAGGAGCGGACGCTGTGCGGCTACGAACTGCTGAAGGAGGGGATGGAGGGGGTCGACCTCGTGGTGTGCAACTACCACCACCTGTTGGACCCGAACATCCGCGAGCAGTTCTTCCGGTGGTTGGACCGCGACCCCGAGGACGTCCTCACGGTGTTCGACGAGGCGCACAACATCGAGTCGGCCGCCCGCGACCACGCGAGTCGGACGCTGACGGAGAACACCCTCCAGCAGGCGCTGGACGAACTCGAAGACACCGACGACTCGCGCGCCGAGGCCGCGGAGAACGTCCTCTCGGCGTTCCTCGACGCCCTCCGGGAGACGTACGACGAGGCGTTCGGCTTCGGGGAGCGAGAGCAGGTCGGCGAGAACTGGTACGACCTGCCCATCGCCAACCGGGACAGGCGCGACGACCTGACGCTGACGTTCCTCCAACAGTACGAGGGCCGGGGCATCGACGCGGAGGTGGAATTGGCCCTCCAGTTGGGGAAGCGCCTCGACGGCGAGTACGAGGAGGCGTACAAAGACGGCGAGACGACGACGCGGAAGGAGTGTCAGACCCTGCAGGCCGCCCAGTTCGTCGGCGCGTGGATGGCGGACGGGGCGAAGTTGGGCCAGCACCCGATGTGCTCCGTCCGGCGCGACGGCGGCACGGAGGAGGTGTACGGCCGCGCGGAACTGTACACCTGCATCCCCCGCGAGGTGACCGAGGCGCTGTTCGAGGAGGTGCACGCGAGCGTCCTGATGTCCGCGACGCTCCGGCCGTTCGACGTGACCGAGGACGTCCTCGGCCTCTCGGACCCGGTGACGATGGCCTACGGTCTCGAATACCCCGAGGAGAACCGCCGGACGCTGGCCGTCGAGACGCCGGCGCTGTTCAGTTCCGAGCGCGAAGAACCCGCGACGCAGGAGAAACTGACGCAGGTGTTGACCGACGCGTCGCGCTTCACGCCGGGCAACACGCTCGTGTTCTTCCCCTCCTACGCCGAGGCGGAGCGCTACCACGAGCGCCTGCAGTCGAGGATGGAGGTGACCGACCGCCTCTTCTTGGACGAGGCGGGAACCGACACCGAGGAGATTCGGTCGAAGTTCGTCGAGAGTCAGGGAGCGGTGATGCTCACCTCGCTGTGGGGGACGCTCGCGGAGGGGGTGAGCTTCGACGGCGACGACGCCCGGACGGTGGTGGTCGTCGGCGTGCCGTACCCGCACCTCTCCGAACGGATGGAGGCGATTCAAGACGCCTACGACCGGGCGTACAGCGGTCGAAAAGAGGCGGGGTGGCGCTACGCCGTCGAGATTCCGACCATCCGCAAGACCAGACAGGCGCTCGGGCGGGTCATCCGCTCGCCCGAGGACTTCGGCGTGCGCGTCCTCGCCGACAAGCGCTACACGCGGATGAGTTCGGAGATGGGCAAGTACGGCGTCCGCTCGTCGTTCCCGGCCGAGGAGCGGGCGGAACTCGTCGACGTCTCCGCGCAGAAACTGAAGTTCGCGATGCTGAACTTCTACGGCGACCACGACGCCTACGCGGGCGACCCGCCGCGGCCCTGA
- a CDS encoding [LysW]-lysine hydrolase, with amino-acid sequence MSAQLTDEERNEEERAARTNANGTDADAERSAPATDGSGAIVDGPDGSGDEPMQFDVQAGLTDGLDEAQTLLADLVATPAVSGNESAAAERLRAFFEAHDREVWIDEVGNVRAPADDSVLLTSHIDTVPGNVPVKIEDDVLWGRGSVDATGPLASMAVAAVETGVSFVGVVEEETTSKGAWHLIEDRDAPDAVINGEPSGWDGITLGYRGILSGTYVGTSELGHSSRPENNAIQSAVDWWSRVADFFDADEEEGVFDTVTTKPVTFHGGPTEDGLAVEAEVDVQFRVPPRFGIDDVREVAEGELTEGSVHWNRPIPPVMTNPRTEVARAFRVAIRQADGDPRLLRKTGTSDMNIYAGAWDCPMATYGPGNSDLDHAPNEHLDLAEYDAAIEVLTNVCETLTE; translated from the coding sequence ATGAGCGCGCAACTGACCGACGAAGAGCGGAACGAAGAGGAGCGCGCCGCTCGGACGAACGCGAACGGCACCGACGCGGACGCCGAGCGGTCGGCGCCCGCGACGGACGGGTCGGGCGCGATTGTCGACGGGCCCGACGGCTCCGGCGACGAACCGATGCAGTTCGACGTGCAGGCGGGTCTCACGGACGGGTTGGACGAGGCGCAGACGCTGCTGGCGGACCTCGTCGCAACGCCCGCCGTCTCCGGGAACGAGTCGGCGGCGGCCGAGCGGCTGAGAGCGTTCTTCGAGGCGCACGACCGCGAGGTGTGGATAGACGAGGTGGGCAACGTCCGCGCGCCCGCCGACGACTCGGTGCTTCTCACCTCGCACATCGACACCGTCCCCGGCAACGTGCCGGTGAAGATAGAGGACGACGTGCTCTGGGGGCGCGGCAGCGTCGACGCCACCGGCCCCCTCGCGTCGATGGCCGTCGCCGCCGTCGAGACGGGCGTCTCCTTCGTCGGCGTCGTCGAGGAGGAGACCACCTCGAAAGGGGCGTGGCACCTCATAGAGGACAGGGACGCCCCCGACGCCGTCATCAACGGCGAGCCCTCGGGGTGGGACGGAATTACCCTCGGCTACCGCGGCATCCTCTCGGGGACGTACGTCGGGACGAGCGAACTCGGGCACTCCTCGCGCCCGGAGAACAACGCCATCCAGTCGGCCGTCGACTGGTGGTCGCGCGTGGCCGACTTCTTCGACGCCGACGAGGAGGAGGGCGTCTTCGACACCGTGACGACGAAACCCGTGACGTTCCACGGCGGCCCCACGGAGGACGGACTGGCCGTCGAGGCGGAGGTGGACGTGCAGTTCCGCGTCCCGCCCCGGTTCGGCATCGACGACGTGCGGGAGGTCGCCGAGGGCGAACTGACGGAGGGGAGCGTCCACTGGAACCGGCCCATCCCGCCCGTCATGACGAACCCGCGGACGGAGGTGGCGCGGGCGTTCCGCGTCGCCATCCGGCAGGCCGACGGCGACCCCCGCCTCCTGCGGAAGACCGGCACCAGCGACATGAACATCTACGCGGGCGCGTGGGACTGCCCGATGGCCACCTACGGCCCCGGCAACTCGGACCTCGACCACGCGCCGAACGAGCACCTCGACCTCGCGGAGTACGACGCCGCCATCGAGGTGCTGACGAACGTCTGCGAGACGCTGACGGAGTGA
- a CDS encoding cupin domain-containing protein, translated as MDGDFSVLDPDDVEQEPFAMCDVRHRKLTEALGCTEMRINTATLEPGEATPPHAHEGQEEVYIALTGGRVEIDGEAHDVPEGGVVRVGPEPIRAVRNDTDDEIHRWVMVGAPPVGTVEDFGNTVLPGEESP; from the coding sequence ATGGATGGCGATTTTTCCGTCCTCGACCCGGACGACGTCGAACAGGAGCCGTTCGCCATGTGCGACGTCCGACACCGTAAACTGACCGAGGCGCTCGGTTGCACCGAGATGCGAATCAACACCGCCACCCTCGAACCGGGCGAGGCGACCCCTCCGCACGCTCACGAGGGGCAAGAGGAGGTCTACATCGCGCTGACCGGCGGCCGCGTGGAAATCGACGGCGAGGCGCACGACGTTCCCGAGGGCGGGGTCGTTCGGGTCGGACCCGAACCGATTCGAGCGGTCCGCAACGACACCGACGACGAAATTCACCGGTGGGTCATGGTCGGCGCCCCTCCGGTCGGAACCGTCGAGGACTTCGGCAACACGGTCCTCCCCGGCGAAGAATCGCCGTAG
- the argF gene encoding ornithine carbamoyltransferase, with protein MLETTHFLDIDDLSADELETVLDRAAAIASGADGARLEDKTLGMVFEKPSTRTRISFETGMTQLGGHAIFLGPDDIHLGRGEPLSDTSRVLSRYVDAAMMRLFDHSDLEEIAKYADVPVVNGLTDDAHPCQTLADLLTIRAEFGGFDGVNAAWVGDGNNVAQSFVVGAAMAGLDVTVATPDDYGIDDDVIAHAAEYGGEPTIAETPEEAVADADVVYTDVWISMGQESERHEKLAAFEGYQVNEDLLSGMDAKVMHCLPAHRGEEISHDVLESDRALVWDQAENRLHAQKGLLVELLDE; from the coding sequence ATGCTCGAAACCACCCACTTCCTCGACATCGACGACCTGAGCGCGGACGAACTGGAGACAGTCTTAGACCGCGCCGCGGCCATCGCGTCGGGCGCGGACGGCGCCCGCCTTGAAGACAAGACGCTCGGCATGGTATTCGAGAAACCCAGCACGCGCACGCGCATCTCCTTCGAGACGGGGATGACGCAACTCGGGGGGCACGCCATCTTCCTCGGCCCCGACGACATCCACCTCGGGCGCGGCGAACCGCTGTCTGACACCTCGCGGGTGCTCTCGCGCTACGTCGACGCCGCGATGATGCGGTTGTTCGACCACTCGGATTTAGAGGAGATAGCGAAGTACGCCGACGTGCCCGTCGTCAACGGACTGACCGACGACGCGCACCCCTGCCAGACGCTCGCGGACCTGCTCACAATCAGGGCGGAGTTCGGCGGCTTCGACGGCGTGAACGCCGCGTGGGTCGGCGACGGCAACAACGTCGCCCAGTCGTTCGTCGTCGGCGCGGCGATGGCGGGACTGGACGTCACCGTCGCCACGCCGGACGATTACGGCATCGACGACGACGTGATAGCGCACGCCGCCGAGTACGGCGGGGAACCGACCATCGCGGAGACGCCCGAGGAGGCCGTCGCCGACGCCGACGTGGTGTACACCGACGTCTGGATATCGATGGGACAGGAGAGCGAACGCCACGAGAAACTGGCCGCCTTCGAGGGCTACCAGGTGAACGAGGACCTGCTCTCGGGAATGGACGCGAAGGTGATGCACTGTCTGCCCGCCCACCGCGGCGAGGAGATAAGCCACGACGTACTCGAATCGGACCGCGCGCTGGTGTGGGACCAAGCGGAGAACCGCCTGCACGCCCAGAAGGGGCTGTTGGTCGAGTTGCTGGACGAGTAG
- a CDS encoding histidine kinase → MATESATQRVESTSNGDWQAGAVAGIIGGVAMGALMAVRMPGVLDVAIPSMYFLAGGLAGFTVHVAHAAVLGVGFAALAATQTPLSTGRSVGLGVAYGVVLWVVLAVLVMPIWLSAVGSPANPPFPNVNATSLVGHVVYGAVAGAAYPAVRERL, encoded by the coding sequence ATGGCAACCGAGTCAGCCACACAGCGGGTCGAATCGACCTCGAACGGCGACTGGCAGGCGGGCGCAGTCGCCGGTATCATCGGCGGCGTCGCGATGGGCGCGTTGATGGCGGTCCGGATGCCGGGCGTCCTCGACGTCGCCATCCCGTCGATGTACTTCCTCGCGGGCGGACTCGCCGGGTTCACCGTCCACGTCGCGCACGCCGCGGTGCTCGGCGTCGGATTCGCGGCGCTCGCGGCGACGCAGACACCGCTGTCGACGGGACGGAGCGTCGGTCTGGGCGTCGCGTACGGCGTCGTCCTCTGGGTCGTCCTCGCGGTTCTCGTGATGCCGATTTGGCTCTCGGCGGTCGGGTCACCGGCGAACCCGCCGTTTCCGAACGTGAACGCCACGAGTCTCGTCGGACACGTCGTCTACGGGGCGGTGGCGGGCGCCGCGTACCCGGCCGTCCGGGAACGACTCTGA
- a CDS encoding aspartate aminotransferase family protein, translating into MSGFVFSEKPIGIESGEGAYLYGEDGTEYLDFGASYAVATLGHDHPAVTEAVQTQAEKLTYVQASYPVDVRTELYEKLGTLAPGDVSNVWLCNSGTEANEAAMKFARSATGRSKIIATKRGFHGRTMGALAMTWKDKYKEPFEPLAGDVEFVSYGDGEELAEAVDEETAAVFLEPVQGEGGIHPAATEYLETAREATEEAGAALVFDEIQTGLGRTGLLWACEAAGVEPDILTSAKGIANGLPMGATLVADWIAEDPGNHGSTFSGGPVVCAAANATLETVVDEDIPGHAAAVGEYLKSEIETATEEHDLPVREVRGQGLMLGVQVKRGANRILKNLAISEGVLALPAGRSVVRLLPPLIVTEDHADEFVDAFTEVLR; encoded by the coding sequence ATGAGCGGCTTCGTCTTCTCGGAGAAACCCATCGGAATCGAGTCCGGCGAGGGCGCGTACCTGTACGGCGAGGACGGCACCGAGTATCTGGACTTCGGCGCCTCCTACGCCGTCGCCACCCTCGGACACGACCACCCCGCGGTCACCGAGGCGGTGCAGACGCAGGCGGAGAAGTTGACGTACGTGCAGGCCTCCTACCCCGTCGACGTCCGAACGGAACTGTACGAGAAACTGGGTACCCTCGCCCCCGGCGACGTCTCGAACGTCTGGCTCTGCAACTCCGGGACGGAGGCCAACGAGGCGGCGATGAAGTTCGCCCGCTCGGCGACCGGTCGCTCGAAGATAATCGCAACGAAGCGCGGCTTCCACGGCCGGACGATGGGCGCGCTGGCGATGACGTGGAAGGACAAGTACAAAGAGCCGTTCGAACCGCTCGCCGGCGACGTGGAGTTCGTCAGCTACGGGGACGGCGAAGAGTTGGCCGAGGCCGTGGACGAGGAGACGGCCGCCGTCTTCCTCGAACCCGTGCAGGGCGAGGGCGGCATCCACCCCGCCGCGACGGAGTATCTGGAGACGGCGCGCGAGGCGACCGAGGAGGCCGGCGCGGCGCTGGTCTTCGACGAGATTCAGACCGGTCTCGGCCGGACGGGGTTGCTGTGGGCCTGCGAGGCGGCCGGCGTCGAACCCGACATCCTCACCTCCGCGAAGGGCATCGCAAACGGCCTCCCGATGGGCGCGACGCTCGTCGCCGACTGGATCGCCGAGGACCCCGGCAACCACGGGTCGACGTTCAGCGGCGGCCCCGTCGTCTGCGCGGCGGCCAACGCCACCTTGGAGACCGTCGTCGACGAGGACATCCCCGGCCACGCCGCCGCCGTCGGCGAGTATCTCAAATCCGAAATCGAGACGGCGACGGAGGAGCACGACCTGCCCGTGCGCGAGGTGCGCGGACAGGGTCTCATGCTCGGAGTGCAGGTGAAACGCGGCGCGAACCGCATCCTGAAGAACCTCGCCATCAGCGAGGGGGTGCTGGCGCTGCCCGCCGGGCGGTCGGTGGTGCGCCTGCTGCCGCCGCTTATCGTCACGGAGGACCACGCCGACGAGTTCGTCGACGCGTTCACGGAGGTGCTGCGATGA
- a CDS encoding mechanosensitive ion channel family protein, with translation MSVLSSAAAAPLQTTPNPDPVPDSLNELLVQYGGLVGGIIKFVVAFFVVWFLARLVLVPIAKRLMEGAGYDETVLSLADSLLGALAVVLAIAIAFTVAGFGQVIAAFATLAGALALALGFAAQDLLSNFVAGVFILKDKPFEVGDWIEWNDMSGRVEDIDLRVSRVKTFDNERITVPNSELADNAVKNPVAYDKLRQKFVFGIGYDDDIDHARSVIVEEAETNPDILDDPAPDVRVTELADSYVGLQSRFWISDPGRSDFVRIRSDFVQAVKERLDAETIDMPYPYRQLTGAVETTVTDSESRSTVTDD, from the coding sequence ATGTCCGTTCTCAGCAGCGCGGCGGCCGCGCCGTTACAGACGACGCCGAACCCGGACCCGGTTCCGGATTCGCTGAACGAACTCCTCGTGCAGTACGGCGGACTCGTCGGGGGAATCATCAAATTCGTCGTCGCGTTCTTCGTCGTTTGGTTTCTCGCACGCCTCGTCCTCGTTCCCATCGCCAAGCGCCTGATGGAGGGCGCGGGCTACGACGAGACGGTGTTGAGCCTCGCGGACAGCCTCCTCGGCGCGTTGGCCGTCGTCCTCGCCATCGCCATCGCGTTCACCGTCGCCGGGTTCGGGCAGGTCATCGCGGCGTTCGCCACGTTGGCCGGCGCCCTCGCCCTCGCACTCGGGTTCGCCGCGCAGGACCTCCTCTCGAACTTCGTCGCCGGCGTGTTCATCCTGAAGGACAAACCGTTCGAGGTGGGCGATTGGATCGAGTGGAACGACATGTCCGGGCGCGTCGAGGACATCGACCTGCGCGTCAGTCGCGTGAAGACGTTCGACAACGAGCGCATCACGGTGCCGAACTCCGAACTCGCCGACAACGCGGTGAAGAACCCCGTCGCCTACGACAAACTCCGCCAGAAGTTCGTCTTCGGCATCGGCTACGACGACGACATCGACCACGCTCGCTCGGTCATCGTCGAGGAGGCGGAGACGAACCCCGACATCCTCGACGACCCCGCGCCGGACGTGCGCGTGACCGAACTCGCGGACTCCTACGTCGGCCTCCAGTCGCGCTTCTGGATATCCGACCCCGGCCGCTCGGACTTCGTGCGCATCCGCTCGGACTTCGTGCAGGCGGTCAAGGAGCGTCTCGACGCCGAGACCATCGACATGCCGTACCCCTACCGCCAACTCACCGGGGCGGTGGAGACGACGGTCACCGACTCGGAGTCGCGGTCGACGGTGACCGACGACTGA